In the genome of Sphaeramia orbicularis chromosome 13, fSphaOr1.1, whole genome shotgun sequence, one region contains:
- the LOC115430969 gene encoding claudin-3-like: MSIGLELMGISLCILGWIIAIVACALPMWRVTAFIGSNIVTAQIIWEGLWMTCVVQSTGQMQCKVYDSMLALSQDLQAARALTVISILLAILAVLIAIAGAKCTNCIEDEASKAKVMIISGVFFIVSGVMQLIPVSWSANTIIRDFYNPLLTDAQRRELGAALYIGWAAAALLILGGGLLCCSCPPRETRYNPSRMAYSAPRSAGGPGLERKDYV, translated from the coding sequence ATGTCTATAGGTCTGGAGTTGATGGGCATTTCTTTATGCATTCTGGGATGGATTATTGCGATCGTGGCGTGCGCCCTCCCGATGTGGAGGGTGACGGCCTTCATCGGCAGCAACATCGTGACGGCTCAGATCATCTGGGAGGGCCTGTGGATGACCTGCGTGGTCCAGAGCACGGGCCAGATGCAGTGTAAGGTCTACGACTCCATGCTGGCCCTCTCTCAGGACCTCCAGGCTGCCCGCGCCCTCACCGTCATCTCCATCCTCTTGGCCATCCTCGCCGTGCTCATCGCCATCGCTGGAGCCAAGTGCACCAACTGCATCGAAGACGAAGCATCCAAGGCCAAGGTGATGATCATATCCGGGGTCTTCTTCATCGTGTCCGGGGTCATGCAGCTCATTCCCGTGTCCTGGTCGGCCAACACCATCATCAGGGACTTCTACAACCCGTTACTCACCGACGCCCAGCGGCGGGAGCTGGGCGCCGCGCTCTACATCGGATGGGCGGCGGCTGCCCTCCTGATTCTGGGCGGCGGGCTGCTCTGCTGCTCCTGCCCGCCACGTGAGACCAGATATAACCCTTCGCGGATGGCTTACTCTGCACCGCGGTCTGCAGGTGGTCCTGGGTTGGAGAGGAAAGACTACGTTTGA
- the LOC115432176 gene encoding claudin-4, which yields MYSTGVEVLGMILAVAGWLGVMVACGLPMWRVAAYIGQNIVISQVIWEGLWMNCSVQSTGQMHCKVHDSMLGLPVDLQAARALVIVSMVLCIVGIGLSVAGAKCTNCSRDVSSKPRLMVAAGVTFIVAGMLLLVAVSWTAHAIVMGFYDPMLEETGKREFGNALYFGWASSCLLVVGGALLCCSCPPKAATTLSGSAPPRRDYSAIKTMSVNGYTKRDYV from the coding sequence ATGTACTCTACCGGCGTGGAAGTCCTGGGGATGATCCTGGCGGTGGCCGGATGGCTCGGGGTGATGGTGGCGTGCGGTCTGCCCATGTGGCGAGTGGCCGCCTACATTGGCCAGAACATCGTCATCTCCCAGGTGATCTGGGAGGGTTTGTGGATGAACTGTTCGGTCCAGAGCACGGGCCAGATGCACTGTAAGGTGCACGACTCCATGCTGGGGCTGCCGGTAGACCTGCAGGCGGCCCGGGCCCTGGTCATCGTCTCCATGGTGCTGTGCATTGTGGGTATCGGTCTGTCGGTCGCCGGGGCAAAGTGCACCAACTGCAGCCGGGACGTGAGCAGTAAACCCCGGCTCATGGTGGCAGCGGGGGTGACGTTCATTGTGGCCGGAATGCTGCTGCTGGTGGCCGTGTCCTGGACGGCCCACGCCATCGTCATGGGCTTCTACGACCCCATGCTGGAGGAGACGGGGAAGAGGGAGTTCGGGAACGCTCTGTACTTCGGTTGGGCGTCCTCCTGCTtgctggtggtggggggggcgcTGCTGTGCTGCTCCTGTCCTCCAAAGGCAGCGACGACGCTGAGCGGTTCAGCGCCGCCACGGAGAGACTACTCAGCCATCAAGACCATGTCCGTCAACGGGTACACCAAACGGGACTACGTATGA
- the LOC115431648 gene encoding claudin-4-like has translation MPSAGLEILGVSLAVLGWISAIVSCALPMWRVSAFIGVNLITAQITWEGIWMHCVVQSTGHMQCKLHDSMLALSADLQAARALTIIAIVVGVVGLLVAVMGAKCTNCVDEESTKARVMIAAGATFLLASLLEMIPVSWTAHSIIMEFYNPMTPEAQKREIGAALYLGWAAAAFLLIGGGILCSSCPPEPEKRFEPPSRMVYSQARSVATSGHDRRDYV, from the coding sequence ATGCCTTCAGCTGGACTGGAGATCCTCGGGGTGAGCCTGGCCGTCCTGGGATGGATCTCAGCCATCGTCTCCTGCGCTCTACCCATGTGGAGGGTGTCGGCGTTCATCGGGGTGAACCTCATCACGGCGCAGATCACCTGGGAGGGGATATGGATGCACTGTGTGGTCCAGAGCACGGGTCACATGCAGTGCAAACTCCACGACTCCATGCTGGCTCTGAGCGCTGACCTCCAGGCGGCCCGGGCCCTCACCATCATCGCCATCGTGGTTGGGGTCGTGGGACTCCTGGTGGCCGTCATGGGGGCAAAGTGCACCAACTGTGTTGACGAGGAGTCCACCAAGGCCCGGGTGATGATAGCAGCGGGGGCCACCTTCCTCTTGGCCTCATTGTTGGAGATGATCCCGGTGTCGTGGACCGCCCACAGCATCATCATGGAGTTCTATAATCCCATGACGCCCGAGGCACAGAAGAGGGAGATAGGGGCGGCGTTGTACCTGGGCTGGGCTGCAGCCGCCTTCCTGCTCATCGGAGGGGGGATACTCTGTTCCAGCTGCCCCCCCGAGCCTGAGAAACGATTCGAGCCCCCTTCACGGATGGTGTACTCCCAGGCCAGGTCGGTCGCCACCAGTGGCCACGACAGGAGGGACTATGTCTGA